The Pseudanabaena galeata CCNP1313 genome includes a region encoding these proteins:
- a CDS encoding helix-turn-helix domain-containing protein, whose amino-acid sequence MQTGKAYSQDLRERVIAGYQKGKTTMKEVADRFAVSRSWVNNLVQRQKQTGSVAAKPHGGGAVAKVNATHYPILEAIIEGQNDITLLEISQRFAEKTEILVSQSTICRALQEIELTRKKKLFMPTNKKVKQSNS is encoded by the coding sequence ATGCAAACAGGAAAAGCGTATTCACAGGATTTGAGAGAACGAGTAATCGCAGGGTATCAAAAAGGAAAAACCACGATGAAAGAAGTAGCCGATAGGTTTGCAGTAAGTCGAAGCTGGGTCAATAATCTGGTACAAAGACAAAAACAAACAGGGAGTGTGGCGGCAAAACCCCATGGAGGAGGAGCAGTAGCCAAAGTCAACGCAACCCATTACCCAATCCTAGAAGCAATCATTGAAGGACAAAATGATATAACCTTGCTAGAAATCAGTCAAAGGTTCGCGGAAAAGACAGAGATATTGGTAAGTCAGTCCACGATTTGTCGAGCCTTACAGGAAATCGAGTTAACCCGCAAAAAAAAACTTTTCATGCCGACAAACAAGAAAGTGAAGCAGTCAAACAGTTGA
- a CDS encoding cytosine deaminase, whose translation MSEPSHYWIVNVRIPNCFIDSEMLGRDLETNLTPTLQRDRLFPCHLEIQNGQITDILPNSQISQIPTESLPIIDGKQGIMIPCFADLHTHLDKGHMWERSPNLDGTFQGALKGIYRDCTEQGNWNYDDLYRRMEFGLKCSYAHGTKAIRTHLDCPPHQVETTLKVFKELREKWKEKISLQAVSLVQLPYFATKEGEQFADAIADLGCILGGIAHMTPELDQHLDRILTLATERNLSLDFHADENNDPESRTLHHIAEAGLRNNFSSQIVCGHCCSLALQEEDTANATIALIKEANIGIVSLPMCNLYLQDRVAARTPRWRGVTLVRELDAAGVIVSLASDNCRDPFYGFGDHDLLEVFSMGTKISHLDTPYDNWIESVTSRPAALMGLSDVGKIGIGQVADLVLFKARSYNELLSRHQGDRTVFRNGIAIDTTLPDYAELDDLI comes from the coding sequence ATGTCAGAACCTTCGCATTATTGGATTGTTAATGTTCGGATTCCTAATTGTTTTATCGATAGTGAGATGCTTGGACGAGATTTAGAAACTAACCTCACGCCAACATTACAACGCGATCGCCTATTTCCTTGTCATCTCGAAATTCAGAATGGTCAAATAACAGATATTTTACCGAACTCTCAAATCTCTCAAATCCCGACCGAAAGTTTACCAATCATTGATGGGAAACAAGGGATCATGATTCCTTGCTTTGCGGATTTACATACCCACCTTGACAAAGGACATATGTGGGAACGTAGTCCAAATTTAGATGGTACATTCCAAGGCGCACTCAAAGGTATTTATCGAGATTGCACAGAGCAGGGCAATTGGAACTATGACGACCTCTATCGCCGCATGGAATTTGGGCTGAAATGTAGTTACGCCCACGGCACAAAGGCAATCAGGACACATTTAGATTGTCCACCGCATCAAGTTGAGACAACCCTTAAAGTATTTAAAGAATTGCGCGAAAAATGGAAGGAGAAAATCTCCCTTCAAGCTGTGTCATTAGTGCAACTCCCCTATTTTGCAACTAAGGAAGGAGAACAATTTGCGGATGCGATCGCTGACTTAGGTTGCATTCTTGGTGGCATTGCCCATATGACTCCAGAACTAGATCAACATTTAGATCGGATTCTGACCTTGGCTACCGAACGGAACCTCAGTCTTGATTTCCATGCCGATGAAAATAATGACCCTGAGTCACGCACCTTGCATCATATCGCCGAAGCAGGTTTAAGAAATAATTTCAGTTCGCAAATAGTCTGCGGTCATTGCTGTAGTTTGGCATTACAAGAGGAAGATACCGCCAACGCCACGATCGCACTCATCAAAGAAGCAAATATCGGCATCGTTAGTTTGCCAATGTGCAATCTGTATTTACAAGATCGAGTGGCGGCTCGCACACCGCGCTGGCGTGGGGTAACGCTAGTGCGGGAACTTGATGCAGCAGGTGTGATCGTATCCCTAGCCAGTGATAATTGCCGCGATCCTTTTTATGGATTTGGCGATCATGATCTATTAGAAGTTTTCAGCATGGGAACAAAAATTTCGCATTTAGATACACCCTATGACAACTGGATCGAGTCAGTGACTTCACGCCCTGCGGCTTTAATGGGCTTATCTGATGTTGGTAAGATTGGAATTGGACAAGTTGCGGATTTGGTTCTATTTAAAGCACGTAGCTATAATGAGTTACTCTCTCGCCACCAAGGCGATCGCACTGTGTTTAGAAATGGCATAGCGATCGATACAACTTTGCCCGACTATGCAGAACTTGATGATTTGATATAG
- a CDS encoding PAS domain-containing protein → MLSNLEAAIVQNPLVAKVESTLLSAVEQMNTLNNHGVDRDNASSNCVVVVSDELKVLGILTQKDLMRLVTQQQPIAQLTLRQFWQQQSPSDSLIISESKLKDLHNINDAIAYFESSQITHLAIVDAQDQLIGVLQHESLIRLRDSIIHQATASLLVSQQKIHERLAKAEALKDVLVDLLQTMETYLRGSSCSITLCRDGRLGEVIAPSLPPDYARIVSEMGLPIAEGVGSCGTAAFRRELVVVTDIENDPLWQNDKAFVLCYGLQACSSVPIFASDRTLLGVFGIYYREQKAPQAQELDWLAQAANIAGIAIEQYQAVQALQQLNQDLENRVQVRTQELQEREQFLQTVLDTFPLSVFWKDVNSVYLGCNQNFLNDAGLQTIAQIIGKTDHEMPWGEAEADFYRADDRAVIESQTAKLGIEETLHHANGQIIWLETNKLPLRNLQGEVIGVLGTYQDISDRKAVELALQASEAKFRWITESVPGMIGRYVLHPDGSDEMVYVSPQVQQIFEVTPEAVLQDMSCLWERVHPEDIPIVQSAMQESAVSLQPFFVEERLLLSGNRMKWIHSISQPTRQENGDITWDGVVMDISDRKAVELALQASEAKFRRITESVPGMIFRYVLHPDGRDTCGYISPQVQQIFELTPEAVLQDMSCLWARIHKEDVPKIQGAIQDSAVFLQPYFVEGRLLLPNERVKWILVSSQPERQENGDIIWDGVVIDISDRKAAEKALMLKQNHLAALLNNIPHIAWIKDEQSRFIAVNQSFVQACGVSAEELVGKTDFDIWPADLAQAYRNDDAEVLQSSQRKVVVERVARADGTWGWLETTKTPFRDDQLNIAGTVGIAADITDLKTLELSLKASERRYASLAAAAPVAIFRFDTPLHCVYVNERWSQMCGRTAESALGFGWMDGLHPDDRPSNTSQWAEAFNQANPENPIVISGESRNLRLDGSTTWSYVQVAQEFDDDGNVVGYIGTLTDITDRKNIEFALQESQAQFRRMTESVPGMIARYILHPDGRDECSYVSPQVQQIFELTLEDALQDPNRLWARFHPEDLPIVQRAVQDSAASLQPFFIEARLLLPNDRLKWIQLSAQPDRLENGAVILDGVVIDISDRKNAELTLQDLSERLEFALKGANIGIWEYQISDGRLIWDERMLSLYGIPSEEFSGKYEDWLQRLHPDDLDWVQQAERQAYQGARDCRAEFRIIRPDGTIRFIESYAFNQYNAQGEILKTIGLNIDITDRKQAEAQLQRINEELIKATRLKDEFLANMSHELRTPLNAILGMTEILQEEIFGDLNDRQMQSLHTIEKSSNHLLELINDILDVAKVEAGQIKL, encoded by the coding sequence ATGCTAAGCAATTTGGAAGCGGCGATTGTGCAAAACCCTTTAGTTGCAAAGGTCGAGTCAACTTTGCTTTCAGCAGTAGAACAGATGAATACCCTAAATAATCATGGGGTAGATAGAGACAATGCATCATCCAACTGTGTAGTGGTTGTATCCGATGAACTAAAAGTTTTAGGAATCTTGACGCAGAAAGACTTGATGCGTCTAGTAACCCAACAGCAACCGATCGCCCAATTAACGCTGAGGCAATTCTGGCAGCAGCAATCACCATCAGATAGCCTCATAATTTCAGAATCCAAATTAAAGGATTTGCATAATATTAACGATGCGATCGCCTATTTTGAGTCGTCACAAATTACGCATTTAGCGATTGTGGACGCGCAAGATCAACTAATTGGTGTGCTCCAGCATGAATCCCTCATACGTCTGAGAGATTCCATCATTCACCAAGCTACTGCATCGCTATTAGTTAGCCAACAAAAAATTCATGAACGACTTGCCAAGGCAGAAGCACTGAAAGATGTATTGGTGGATTTGCTGCAAACGATGGAAACCTATCTGCGGGGTAGTAGTTGTTCGATTACACTCTGTCGGGATGGACGACTGGGAGAAGTGATCGCCCCTAGCCTGCCTCCAGACTATGCAAGGATAGTATCTGAAATGGGCTTACCAATTGCCGAAGGCGTGGGTAGCTGCGGGACTGCGGCATTTCGACGCGAGTTGGTCGTGGTGACGGATATTGAGAATGATCCCCTATGGCAAAATGACAAAGCCTTTGTCCTCTGCTATGGCTTACAAGCCTGTTCATCCGTACCGATTTTTGCCAGCGATCGCACTTTATTAGGTGTGTTTGGCATTTACTATCGTGAGCAGAAAGCACCTCAAGCTCAGGAGCTAGACTGGCTCGCTCAGGCTGCCAATATTGCAGGTATTGCGATCGAGCAATATCAAGCCGTACAAGCTTTGCAGCAACTAAATCAGGATCTGGAAAATCGGGTGCAGGTGAGGACTCAGGAACTGCAAGAACGAGAACAATTTTTGCAGACGGTACTAGATACTTTTCCCCTTTCGGTATTCTGGAAAGATGTCAATTCGGTGTATCTGGGATGTAACCAGAATTTTCTGAACGATGCGGGACTTCAGACGATCGCGCAGATTATAGGCAAGACGGATCACGAAATGCCTTGGGGAGAGGCGGAAGCAGATTTTTACCGAGCCGATGATCGGGCAGTGATCGAGAGTCAAACTGCCAAGCTGGGGATTGAGGAAACTCTGCATCATGCCAATGGTCAAATCATTTGGTTGGAAACCAACAAGTTGCCTCTCCGCAATCTGCAAGGTGAGGTGATCGGTGTGTTGGGGACTTACCAAGATATCAGCGATCGCAAAGCCGTAGAACTTGCCTTGCAAGCCAGTGAAGCCAAATTTCGATGGATTACTGAAAGTGTGCCAGGGATGATTGGTCGCTATGTTTTGCATCCTGACGGTAGTGATGAAATGGTCTATGTCAGCCCTCAAGTGCAGCAGATTTTTGAAGTAACTCCTGAAGCGGTGCTTCAGGATATGAGTTGTCTCTGGGAGCGAGTTCACCCAGAAGATATTCCTATAGTTCAAAGTGCAATGCAGGAGTCGGCGGTTTCTCTCCAACCCTTTTTCGTTGAAGAACGTTTGCTCCTGTCTGGAAATCGGATGAAATGGATTCACAGTATTTCCCAGCCCACCCGCCAAGAGAACGGCGACATTACTTGGGATGGGGTGGTGATGGATATCAGCGATCGCAAAGCTGTAGAACTTGCCTTGCAAGCCAGTGAAGCCAAATTCCGACGGATTACAGAAAGTGTGCCAGGGATGATTTTCCGCTATGTTTTACATCCTGATGGTCGTGATACGTGTGGCTATATCAGCCCCCAAGTGCAGCAGATTTTTGAATTAACGCCTGAAGCCGTTCTTCAGGATATGAGCTGTCTCTGGGCGAGAATTCACAAGGAAGATGTTCCTAAGATACAAGGTGCCATTCAGGATTCGGCTGTTTTCCTCCAACCCTATTTCGTTGAAGGACGTTTGCTCTTGCCAAATGAACGGGTGAAATGGATACTGGTAAGTTCCCAACCAGAACGCCAAGAGAATGGCGATATTATTTGGGATGGGGTAGTGATTGATATCAGCGATCGCAAAGCTGCTGAGAAAGCACTGATGCTTAAGCAAAATCACCTTGCCGCCCTACTAAATAATATTCCCCATATTGCTTGGATTAAGGATGAACAAAGTCGATTTATTGCAGTAAATCAATCCTTCGTCCAAGCCTGTGGTGTTTCGGCTGAGGAATTAGTAGGCAAAACAGATTTTGATATTTGGCCTGCGGACTTAGCTCAAGCCTATCGTAACGATGATGCTGAGGTCTTACAATCTAGTCAACGCAAGGTAGTGGTGGAGCGAGTCGCACGGGCTGACGGCACTTGGGGATGGCTCGAAACGACCAAAACGCCATTTAGGGACGATCAGCTAAACATTGCGGGAACGGTGGGAATTGCGGCAGATATCACCGATCTTAAAACGCTGGAGCTATCGTTAAAAGCCAGTGAGCGACGCTATGCCAGTCTCGCTGCTGCCGCTCCAGTCGCTATTTTCCGCTTTGATACCCCCCTCCACTGTGTCTATGTCAATGAGCGCTGGAGTCAGATGTGTGGAAGAACCGCTGAATCCGCGTTGGGCTTCGGATGGATGGATGGATTGCATCCCGACGATCGTCCATCTAACACTAGTCAATGGGCTGAAGCTTTCAACCAAGCCAATCCTGAAAATCCAATTGTGATCAGCGGAGAAAGTCGAAATCTCCGTCTAGATGGCTCTACAACTTGGTCTTATGTCCAAGTGGCGCAGGAGTTTGATGATGATGGCAACGTAGTGGGCTATATCGGCACGCTGACCGATATTACCGATCGCAAAAATATCGAATTCGCTCTTCAAGAAAGTCAAGCCCAATTCCGCCGCATGACAGAAAGTGTGCCGGGGATGATTGCCCGCTATATTTTGCATCCTGATGGTCGTGATGAGTGTAGCTATGTCAGTCCCCAAGTGCAGCAGATTTTTGAATTGACTCTGGAAGACGCTCTTCAAGATCCAAACCGTCTCTGGGCAAGATTTCACCCAGAAGATCTTCCTATAGTGCAAAGGGCTGTGCAGGATTCGGCTGCTTCCCTCCAACCCTTTTTTATCGAAGCACGTTTGCTCCTGCCGAATGATCGATTGAAATGGATACAGCTTAGTGCCCAGCCCGATCGCCTAGAGAATGGGGCTGTTATTTTGGATGGGGTAGTGATTGATATTAGCGATCGCAAAAATGCTGAACTTACACTTCAAGACCTGTCAGAACGTCTAGAATTTGCTCTCAAAGGAGCCAATATTGGTATTTGGGAATATCAAATAAGTGACGGGCGCTTGATCTGGGATGAGCGGATGTTGAGCCTTTATGGAATTCCATCAGAGGAGTTTTCTGGTAAATATGAGGATTGGCTCCAGCGCCTTCATCCCGATGATCTAGATTGGGTGCAGCAGGCTGAACGACAAGCCTATCAAGGAGCTAGAGATTGTCGCGCCGAATTTCGGATTATTCGCCCCGATGGCACAATTCGCTTTATTGAATCCTATGCATTCAACCAATACAATGCCCAAGGTGAAATTTTAAAAACGATTGGTTTAAACATTGATATCACCGATCGCAAACAGGCGGAAGCACAACTACAACGCATTAATGAAGAACTGATCAAAGCAACTCGCCTCAAAGATGAATTTCTTGCCAACATGAGTCATGAATTACGCACTCCGCTCAATGCCATTTTAGGCATGACGGAAATCCTTCAGGAGGAGATTTTTGGCGACTTAAATGATCGGCAAATGCAATCTCTCCACACCATTGAGAAAAGCAGCAATCATTTACTGGAATTGATTAACGATATTCTGGATGTAGCAAAAGTCGAAGCAGGACAAATTAAGCTATAG
- the tnpB gene encoding IS200/IS605 family element RNA-guided endonuclease TnpB, which yields MYKAYKYRIYPTSEQETLLAKSFGCARWFWNYALNLCQETYKNTVKGLTRGYIQGLLPALKKEYEWLTEPYSQCLQVVALNLSTAYKNFFDKRAMLPKFKSKHGKQSISYPQNVKFDGDKISLPKIGLVHCQRHRGFDGTIKTVTVSRNPDGKHFVSVLVDDGKGNPELMPVDKAIGIDVGLTHFAITSDGSKFDNPRFFIKHQRNLKRKQQKLSKKKKGSQNRKKARLAVAKVHSKIARCREDFLHKLSRKIVNENQVIAVENLNIKGMVKNHNLAKAISDVGWGMFCTMLKYKAESEGRQYIEIDRWFPSSKTCHVCLNRVDNLTLDVRAWTCKHCGTHHDRDVNAAINIRNEALRILRLGSVRVISLGTSESACGGDVSRSGKTSVLLDAIPVESGSQLCTA from the coding sequence ATGTATAAGGCGTACAAGTACAGAATCTATCCCACAAGTGAGCAAGAAACCTTGCTTGCAAAGTCTTTTGGCTGTGCGAGATGGTTCTGGAACTATGCCTTAAACCTATGCCAAGAAACCTATAAAAATACTGTCAAGGGGTTAACTAGAGGGTATATACAAGGCTTACTCCCTGCACTCAAGAAGGAATACGAATGGTTAACCGAGCCGTATTCTCAATGCTTGCAAGTAGTCGCATTGAATCTATCCACTGCCTACAAAAATTTCTTTGACAAACGGGCAATGCTGCCTAAATTCAAGTCAAAGCATGGTAAGCAGTCAATTAGTTATCCCCAAAACGTCAAGTTTGACGGTGACAAGATTAGTTTACCTAAGATTGGATTAGTCCACTGTCAGCGCCATCGTGGCTTTGATGGAACTATTAAAACTGTCACTGTTTCTCGCAATCCCGATGGTAAACATTTTGTTTCCGTCTTGGTTGACGATGGCAAAGGTAATCCTGAATTAATGCCAGTGGATAAAGCTATTGGTATTGATGTGGGATTAACCCATTTTGCGATTACCAGTGACGGCTCTAAATTTGATAATCCTAGATTTTTTATCAAACATCAACGCAACTTAAAGCGTAAACAGCAAAAGCTATCCAAGAAAAAGAAGGGTAGCCAAAACCGTAAAAAAGCAAGATTGGCTGTGGCAAAAGTTCACTCCAAAATTGCCAGATGTCGCGAAGATTTTCTGCACAAGCTGTCCCGCAAGATAGTAAACGAAAACCAAGTTATTGCAGTAGAAAATCTCAATATCAAGGGCATGGTCAAAAATCATAATCTAGCCAAAGCGATTAGCGATGTTGGCTGGGGTATGTTCTGCACAATGCTCAAATACAAGGCTGAAAGTGAAGGAAGGCAATATATCGAGATTGATCGATGGTTCCCTAGCTCTAAAACTTGCCATGTATGCCTAAATCGAGTTGATAACCTCACTCTTGATGTTAGGGCATGGACTTGTAAGCATTGTGGTACTCACCATGACCGTGATGTAAATGCAGCGATAAACATTAGAAATGAAGCCTTGCGGATACTTCGACTCGGCTCAGTACGAGTTATCTCGTTAGGAACTAGCGAGTCTGCCTGTGGAGGAGATGTAAGTCGATCTGGTAAAACTTCGGTTTTGTTGGACGCTATCCCCGTTGAATCAGGAAGCCAGCTCTGTACCGCCTAA
- a CDS encoding gamma-glutamylcyclotransferase family protein, translating to MKNVSLCNVFVYGTLKPNEANYAEYCAGKAITQQQAIAYGELFALPMGYPAMTIGNAQVHGYLLSFPDASILESLDQLEDYQGDRASHENLYDRRLIEVFDLQGVSLGIAWAYFMELTQVTKLGGIAQHDGLWTQNQ from the coding sequence ATGAAAAATGTGTCTCTATGTAATGTTTTTGTCTATGGCACGCTCAAGCCCAATGAAGCCAATTATGCAGAATATTGTGCGGGTAAAGCGATCACTCAGCAACAGGCGATCGCCTATGGTGAATTATTTGCGCTGCCCATGGGTTATCCTGCGATGACTATTGGCAACGCTCAAGTGCATGGATATTTGCTCTCTTTTCCTGATGCAAGTATTTTAGAGTCATTGGATCAGCTAGAGGATTATCAAGGCGATCGCGCATCTCATGAGAATTTATATGATCGGCGACTGATAGAAGTTTTTGATTTGCAAGGTGTTTCTTTGGGGATAGCGTGGGCTTATTTTATGGAATTAACACAAGTCACCAAATTGGGAGGGATTGCTCAACATGATGGCTTGTGGACTCAGAATCAATAA
- a CDS encoding IS630 family transposase, translated as MSSLTGNRVNPQKKTFHADKQESEAVKQLRLEYQLIMWAIETNNLVFIDESGTNLNMARTYARSKKGTRAHGCKPHNKGKNLTIIAAIAITGVIAALSFFGSNNAVTFLFYVTEVLVPQLNDTMVVVMDNLNLHCSDEVRTAIENTGAKLIFLPTYSPDLSPIEMFWSKIKSILRSIAPRTTEQLYDAITLAFNSVSDSDFFGWFYECDARTTLI; from the coding sequence TTGTCGAGCCTTACAGGAAATCGAGTTAACCCGCAAAAAAAAACTTTTCATGCCGACAAACAAGAAAGTGAAGCAGTCAAACAGTTGAGACTAGAATATCAACTGATAATGTGGGCAATCGAAACCAATAATCTGGTGTTTATCGATGAGTCAGGCACAAACCTAAATATGGCTAGGACTTATGCAAGGTCAAAAAAAGGCACAAGGGCGCATGGCTGTAAACCACACAACAAAGGTAAAAATCTGACCATCATTGCGGCGATCGCGATTACGGGGGTAATTGCGGCTCTATCATTTTTTGGCAGTAACAATGCGGTAACTTTTTTGTTTTATGTGACTGAGGTACTTGTACCACAGCTAAACGATACGATGGTCGTCGTGATGGATAATCTCAATCTCCACTGTAGCGATGAGGTCAGAACTGCGATTGAGAATACTGGCGCTAAACTGATTTTCTTGCCCACTTATTCTCCTGATTTATCACCGATTGAGATGTTTTGGTCAAAAATCAAATCCATTCTGCGTTCGATTGCTCCGAGAACCACTGAGCAGCTTTATGATGCTATCACTCTCGCTTTCAATTCTGTTTCCGATTCTGACTTCTTTGGCTGGTTTTACGAATGTGACGCTCGTACCACGCTCATTTGA
- a CDS encoding M61 family metallopeptidase codes for MKNFSSSQFNYRLSIPEPENHLLEVELAIADWQAEFIDLKLPVWTPGSYLVREYAKHLQDFEATDASGTPLSWQKISKNHWQVKCAINSDHPNNSIINSTIKIRYRIFCNELTVRTNHIDRTHAFLTGAAVFMYVTEHQQQPYTVEIGEIKDNWQIATALPALENATHTFYAKDFDTLVDSPFEIGMHQRYEFTVLDKPHSFVVWGQHNADMQRIVKDTAAIVAVEAEIFGGLPYDRYDFILHTSNGFGGLEHKNSTVLLYNRLGFRKEESYLQFMNLVAHEFFHTWNVKRIRPKALEKFDYDNENYTSSLWFSEGTTSYYDQIFPLRAGLYDAKHYLKLVSKAITRLQTTFGRNVQSLYDSSFDTWIKLYRPDPNTHNNQISYYLKGELVSLLLDLLIRSKTNNLRSLDRVMQIMWERFGKEEIGFSEAELHEVIETVAGVDLSNFWNDYLYGTKELDYNYYLEPFGLELRTSRQDIPFTGMTLKTKNGLAEVEKVEFGSPAQKAGLSTGDMVIAIAGIRVTAENFSDRLRDYTSGETITVTTFQQDLLNTVEVTLQAPICNHFDLVQITNPSPNQELNLRLWLSIEP; via the coding sequence ATGAAAAACTTTTCTAGCAGCCAATTTAACTACCGTCTATCGATTCCAGAGCCAGAAAATCATCTGTTAGAAGTTGAACTAGCGATCGCTGATTGGCAAGCTGAATTTATCGATCTGAAGTTGCCAGTCTGGACACCTGGTTCCTATTTGGTGCGTGAATATGCCAAACATCTGCAAGATTTTGAGGCAACTGATGCGTCGGGAACTCCTCTCTCGTGGCAAAAAATCAGTAAAAACCATTGGCAGGTGAAATGTGCAATTAATAGCGATCATCCCAATAATTCGATCATTAATTCAACCATCAAAATTCGTTATCGCATCTTCTGCAATGAATTAACCGTCCGTACTAATCATATCGATCGCACCCATGCCTTTTTGACTGGTGCAGCCGTATTTATGTACGTGACCGAACATCAGCAACAACCCTATACCGTCGAGATTGGCGAGATCAAAGATAATTGGCAAATTGCGACAGCTTTACCAGCACTTGAGAATGCTACGCATACTTTCTATGCCAAGGATTTTGACACTTTAGTTGATAGTCCCTTTGAGATTGGGATGCATCAGCGCTATGAATTCACAGTTCTGGATAAACCCCATAGCTTTGTCGTCTGGGGACAACATAATGCAGATATGCAGCGTATTGTGAAAGATACGGCAGCGATCGTCGCTGTGGAGGCGGAAATATTTGGAGGCTTACCCTACGATCGCTATGACTTTATTCTTCATACTAGCAATGGATTTGGCGGACTAGAGCATAAAAATAGCACCGTCCTGCTCTACAACCGTTTAGGCTTTCGCAAAGAAGAGAGCTATCTCCAGTTTATGAATCTCGTTGCCCACGAGTTTTTCCATACATGGAATGTAAAACGGATTCGTCCTAAAGCCCTAGAAAAATTTGATTACGACAATGAGAATTACACTAGTTCACTTTGGTTTAGCGAAGGAACTACCAGTTATTATGACCAAATTTTCCCGCTTCGGGCTGGGCTTTACGATGCTAAGCATTATCTCAAACTAGTCAGCAAAGCCATTACTCGTCTGCAAACAACCTTTGGACGCAATGTTCAATCCCTCTATGATTCTAGTTTTGACACATGGATTAAGCTCTATCGTCCTGATCCAAATACCCACAACAACCAAATTTCCTACTACCTTAAAGGGGAATTAGTATCGCTGCTGCTAGATTTACTAATTCGTTCTAAAACTAATAATCTGCGATCGCTTGATCGGGTCATGCAGATTATGTGGGAGCGCTTTGGGAAAGAAGAGATTGGCTTTAGCGAAGCAGAACTCCATGAAGTCATCGAGACCGTCGCAGGTGTTGACCTATCTAATTTCTGGAATGATTACCTCTACGGTACAAAAGAACTGGACTATAACTATTATCTCGAACCCTTCGGACTAGAATTACGCACATCTCGCCAAGACATTCCCTTCACGGGGATGACGCTGAAAACTAAAAATGGGCTTGCGGAAGTTGAGAAGGTTGAGTTTGGCTCACCTGCTCAAAAGGCTGGGCTTAGCACAGGTGACATGGTAATCGCGATCGCAGGAATTCGAGTCACGGCAGAAAACTTTAGCGATCGCCTCCGTGATTACACATCGGGTGAAACGATTACCGTTACCACTTTCCAGCAAGACTTGTTAAATACTGTTGAGGTTACTTTACAAGCTCCCATCTGTAATCATTTCGATCTAGTCCAAATTACCAATCCTTCACCCAACCAAGAGCTAAACCTAAGATTGTGGCTCAGCATCGAACCATAA